One region of Vigna angularis cultivar LongXiaoDou No.4 chromosome 10, ASM1680809v1, whole genome shotgun sequence genomic DNA includes:
- the LOC108323137 gene encoding nucleobase-ascorbate transporter 7: protein MAGVAPPPKPEELQPHPVKDQLPNVSYCITSPPPWPEAILLGFQHYLVMLGTTVLIPTSLVSQMGGGNEEKAKMIQTLLFVAGVNTLFQTLFGTRLPVVIGGSYTFVPTTISIILASRYSDILNPQERFERIMRGTQGALIVASTLQIVVGFSGLWRNVVRFLSPLSAVPLVALSGFGLYELGFPVLAKCVEIGLPEIVILLVFSQYIPHVMKGQKHICDRFAVIFSVAIVWIYAHLLTVGGAYKHAPQETQDTCRTDRAGIISGAPWIKIPYPFQWGAPTFAAGEAFATMAASFVALIESTGAFIAVSRYASATPLPPSVLSRGVGWQGVGILLSGIFGTGNGSSVSVENAGLLALTRVGSRRVVQISAGFMIFFSILGKFGAVFASIPAPIVAALYCLFFSYVGSAGLSFLQFCNLNSFRTKFILGFSIFMGLSIPQYFNEYTAFRDYGPVHTHARWFNDMINVPFSSKAFVAGSLALFLDATLHNKDNQTRKDRGMHWWDRFSSFKTDTRSEEFYSLPFNLNKFFPSV from the exons ATGGCAGGAGTTGCACCACCACCCAAACCAGAAGAGCTTCAGCCACACCCTGTGAAAGATCAACTTCCAAATGTTTCGTACTGCATCACTAGTCCTCCTCCTTGGC CGGAGGCGATTCTCCTTGGTTTTCAACATTATCTGGTGATGCTTGGCACAACTGTTCTAATACCAACCTCTCTAGTTTCTCAGATGGGAGGAGGAAAC gaagaaaaagcaaaaatgATCCAGACTCTGCTGTTTGTAGCTGGCGTGAACACATTGTTCCAAACACTGTTTGGGACTCGTCTACCTGTAGTTATTGGAGGATCCTACACCTTTGTGCCTACTACCATTTCAATAATTTTGGCTAGTCGCTACAGTGACATTCTGAATCCTCAGGAG AGATTTGAGAGGATAATGCGTGGGACGCAGGGCGCGCTTATAGTTGCTTCGACCCTCCAAATTGTTGTTGGATTCAGTGGACTTTGGCGCAATGTAGTGAG GTTCTTAAGCCCTCTCTCTGCAGTTCCCCTGGTTGCTCTGTCAGGCTTTGGACTTTATGAGTTGGGCTTTCCTGTG CTTGCAAAATGTGTGGAGATTGGGCTGCCAGAAATTGTAATCTTACTAGTATTTTCCCAG TACATTCCTCATGTGATGAAAGGACAAAAGCATATCTGTGATCGATTTGCAGTTATATTCTCAGTAGCAATTGTGTGGATTTATGCTCATCTTCTAACTGTGGGTGGAGCATATAAACATGCACCACAGGAAACTCAGGATACTTGCAGAACTGATCGTGCTGGCATTATAAGTGGTGCACCTTG GATTAAAATCCCATATCCATTCCAATGGGGAGCTCCTACATTTGCTGCTGGGGAAGCTTTTGCTACGATGGCTGCTTCATTTGTTGCACTAATAGAG TCAACCGGTGCTTTTATTGCTGTTTCAAGGTATGCAAGTGCAACTCCATTGCCACCTTCAGTTCTTAGCCGTGGTGTTGGTTGGCAG GGGGTGGGAATTTTGTTATCTGGCATCTTTGGAACAGGGAATGGATCATCAGTTTCTGT AGAAAATGCTGGACTCTTAGCTTTGACAAGAGTTGGTAGCCGAAGGGTTGTTCAAATATCAGCTGGATTCATGATCTTTTTCTCCATACTTG GAAAATTTGGAGCTGTGTTTGCTTCAATCCCAGCACCAATAGTTGCAGCTTTATATTGCCTTTTCTTTTCCTATGTGG GTTCTGCAGGCCTCAGTTTCCTTCAGTTTTGCAATTTAAACAGCTTCAGAACTAAATTCATCTTGGGATTCTCTATTTTCATGGGCCTCTCTATACCACAATACTTCAATGAGTACACAGCATTTAGAGACTATGGTCCAGTGCACACCCATGCCAGATGG TTCAACGACATGATCAATGTCCCATTTTCATCAAAAGCATTTGTTGCTGGTTCATTGGCACTGTTCTTGGATGCCACATTGCACAACAAAGACAATCAAACTCGTAAAGACAGAGGCATGCATTGGTGGGACAGATTCAGCTCGTTCAAGACAGATACAAGGAGTGAAGAGTTTTATTCACTTCCTTTTAATCTAAACAAGTTCTTCCCCTCTGTGTGA